GGGCAGCAGATCGGCTTCCTGCAGGGTGCCGTCCGGGGCGTCGTAGGGCACCGGCGCGCTGGGGGCCGCGGCGGGTGTGCGGCGGGGGCGCAGGCGCACGGTGTCGGGCAGCCACGCCGGGCCCCCCGCATGAACCGGGCTGTCGCGCCGGGCGCCCAGTTGCGTGGGCACCAGGCCGCTGGTGCCGCTCAGGGTATGGGCCAGGCCGCTGGCGACCAGGGCCAGGGGCAGCAGGGTTTCGCCGCCCCAGGTCACGGCCAGCAGGCCAGCGGCCAGCGGCACATTCAGCGTCACTGTCAAAAAGGCCACGGCGCCCACCATGCCGGCCACCGCCGTATCAATGCCCAGCAGGCTGCCCAGGCCTGTGCCAATCAGGCCCCCCACCGCCACCGAGGGCAGCACGCCGCCGCCCAGTGCAATGCGCGCGCCAATGGCCAGCAGCAACCAGCGCCACGCGCCCTGCCCGGCCGCTTCCGGGCCCAGAAACCCGGCGGCGCCCAGCTGCATCCAGCCGCTGCCGTCGCCCAGCACCGCCGGGGTGCTGAAGGCGGCAATGGCGGCGGTCAGGGCGCCGAACACCGCGCCCACCACCGGGCGCAGCGGGCCGTCCCTGGTCCAGCGCTCGGGCAGCACCTGACAGGCCAGCAGCGACAGCCAGCCCATGGCGGTGGCCACCAGCGCCACCAGGAAAAAGGCAGGGAGCTGCGGCGCGGCCGGCACCTGCACGTCGGGCAGACTGAACAGGGGTGTGAACCCAAAGGCCAGGCCATACACGGCGGTGCCGGCCACGGCGGCCAGCACGCAGGGCATCACGACCTCGAATTCGAATTCAAAGCGGCGGTACAGCACCTCGGCCACCAGCACGGCCGCCGCCAGTGGGGCGTGCAGAACGGCCCCCAGCGCAGCCGCGCCACCCGCCAGGGTCAGCGTGCGCAGCTCCACGCTGTCCAGCCGGGTCACGCGCTGCATCAGCCGGGCGCCCAGCTGTCCGGTCAGGGTAAAGGCCGAGTCTCGCCCCACCATCAGCCCTGAGCCGTAGCCCAGCAGGGTGCCGCCCAGGGTGCGCAGCTGGGCCAGCAGGGGCGGCCACTGGCCCCGGGCGTGGTAGCCCCCCACCAGCTGGGTGAGGGGATCGCCGTGGGCCGAGGGAATCAGCCACGCGCACAGCGCGCCGATCAGGGGCAGGGCCAGCAGGCCCCAGGGCTGGGCGGTGCCAAAGGCCATCATCAGGCCGCCCTCGCCGGTGGTGCCGGGCGGCGAGAAATCGGTAAGGCGGCTGCCCAGCGCCAGCAGCAGGTCCAGCGTCAGGCGCAGCACGATGCTCAGGCCCCCCACCAGCGCGCCCAGCAGCACGCTGAGCACCACCAGCCGCCCGGTTTCCAGACGGTTGAGCACGGCGCGGGGCAGGGGAGAACGCATCGGCGCCCATGCTAAGGCATTTCACCCGGGGCCGCAGCCAGAGCCGGCGGCCCGGAAATCAGCCGCAGCACGGAGTGGGGGCCGGCAACCTAAAGCCCAGCTAAACCTGCTGGGGCCTCACCTCATTCCTGCCGGGCGCGTAAGATACTGGCCGGTTGTCCGGCAACCGGGCGCTGCACCGTGCCGCGCGCTTGCCGGATCTGAAAGGAGCACCATCATGGCCTACGAACTGCCCAAGCTGCCCTACGCCTACGACGCCCTGGAGCCCCACATTGACGCCCGCACCATGGAAATCCACCACACCAAGCACCACCAGACCTATGTGGACAACGCGAACAAGGCGCTCGAAGGCCACGAGCTGGCCAGCCTGCCGGTGGAAGAGCTGATTCAGAAGCTTGATCAGGTGCCGGCCGACAAGAAGAATGTGCTGCGCAACAACGCCGGGGGGCACGCCAACCACAGCCTTTTCTGGCAGGTCATGGGGCCCCAGGGCGCCGGGCAGCCGGGCGGCGAACTGATGGAGGCCATCAACGCGGCCTTCGGCTCCTACGACGCCTTTAAGGAGAAGTTTGAAGACGCCGCCAAGACCCGCTTTGGGTCGGGCTGGGCGTGGCTGGTTGTGCAGAGCGGCGCGCTGGCTGTGGTGTCCACCGCCAACCAGGACAACCCCCTGATGGGCGAGGCCGTGGCTGGCGTGAGCGGCACCCCCCTGCTGGGCGTGGACGTGTGGGAGCACGCCTATTACCTGAACTACCAGAACAAGCGCCCGGATTACCTGAAGGCGTTCTGGAACGTGGTGAACTGGGACGAAGTGGCGCGCCGGTACGCGGCCGCGAAGTAAGTCAGAGAAGTAGGTCAAAACAGGGCCATGAGCCGTGGGCTCTGGGCCTTGAGGGAAGAAGGGCGGCGCGTCTGGGAGGTCCAGGCGCGCCGCTCTCTGTGGGTGCTTAGGCCGTGGTGCGGCGGGCGCGCCACCTGAGCACCTGCGGGACCACCAGGGCGGCCAGCACCAGCAGCAGAATAAAAGCAGACAGCGGCTGGCGCAGAAACACCGTGAAGTCGCCGCTGCTGGCCTGCACCGCTGTGCGGAACTGGCTTTCGGCAGCCGGGCCCAGCACCACGCCGATAATCGCGGGCGTGACTGGAAAGTCGAAGCGGCGCATGCCGTAGCCGATCAGGCCGAACAGGGCCAGCAGGTACAGGTCGAACACCGAGTTGTTCAGCGAGTACACACCCACCGTGGAAAACACCAGAATGGCCGCGTACAGAAAGGGCCGGGGAATCAGCAGCAGCCGCGCCCACAGGGGGGCCAGCGGCAGATTCAGCGCCAGCAGCATCACATTCCCGATGTACAGGCTGGCAATCAGGCCCCACACCAGTTCCGGGCTGGTGACGAACAGCAGCGGCCCCGGCTGCAGGCCGTACCCCTGAAAGGCGGCCAGCAGAATGGCGGCGGTGGCGCTGGTGGGCAGGCCCAGGGTCAGCAGCGGCACCAGCACCCCGGCAGCGGCGGCGTTGTTGGCGGCTTCGGGGCCAGCCACGCCTTCAATGGCGCCCTGTCCAAATTCCTCGGGGTGCTTGCTGAGCTTCTTTTCCAACGTGTACGACAGAAAGGTGGGAATCTCGGCGCCGCCGGCGGGCACGGCGCCAAAAGGAAAGCCCAGGGCCGTGCCGCGCAGCCAGGGTTTCCAGGAGCGGCGCCAGTCCTCGCGGTTCATGCGGGCGTTGCCGGCCAGTGGAATCACGCTGGCGCCGCCCCTTCGCAGGCGGCTGGCCACGTACAGCGTTTCACCCACCGCAAACAGGCCAATCACCACCGTCACGAACTCAATGCCGTCCAGCAGTTCGGGGGCGCCCAGGGTAAAGCGGGCCTGCCCACTTTGCAGGTCGGTGCCCACCAGCCCAATCGCCAGGCCGAAAAACAGGCTGATCAGGCCGCGCAGCGGCGAGCCGCCAAAGGTGGCGCTGATGGTGATAAAGGCCAGCAGCATCAGCGCAAACTTGGCGCTGGGCGGAATCTGCACCGCCACATCGGCAATGGCGGGGGCCGCAAAGGTCAGCAGGATGGTGCCTATGGTGCCCGCCACAAAGGAGCCGATGGCGGCCGTGGCCAGCGCGGCGGCGGCCCGGCCCCGGCGCGCCATCCTGTTGCCTTCCAGCGCCGTGATGATGGAACTGCTCTCGCCCGGCGTGTTCAGCAGAATGGAGGTGGTGCTGCCCCCGAACATCCCGCCGTAGTAGATGCCCGCAAACATGATGAACGCACTCACCGGCGGCAGCTTGGCTGTGACGGGCAGCAGCAGCGCCACTGTGAGCGCTGGGCCAATCCCGGGCAGCACGCCCACCAGGGTGCCCAGCGTAACCCCAATGAGGGCCCACAGCAGGTTCATGGGGGTCAGGGCGGTGTCAAAGCCCGCCAGCAAGGCGGACAGGGCCTCCATTACAGCACCCCCCGCA
The window above is part of the Deinococcus arcticus genome. Proteins encoded here:
- a CDS encoding chloride channel protein; this encodes MRSPLPRAVLNRLETGRLVVLSVLLGALVGGLSIVLRLTLDLLLALGSRLTDFSPPGTTGEGGLMMAFGTAQPWGLLALPLIGALCAWLIPSAHGDPLTQLVGGYHARGQWPPLLAQLRTLGGTLLGYGSGLMVGRDSAFTLTGQLGARLMQRVTRLDSVELRTLTLAGGAAALGAVLHAPLAAAVLVAEVLYRRFEFEFEVVMPCVLAAVAGTAVYGLAFGFTPLFSLPDVQVPAAPQLPAFFLVALVATAMGWLSLLACQVLPERWTRDGPLRPVVGAVFGALTAAIAAFSTPAVLGDGSGWMQLGAAGFLGPEAAGQGAWRWLLLAIGARIALGGGVLPSVAVGGLIGTGLGSLLGIDTAVAGMVGAVAFLTVTLNVPLAAGLLAVTWGGETLLPLALVASGLAHTLSGTSGLVPTQLGARRDSPVHAGGPAWLPDTVRLRPRRTPAAAPSAPVPYDAPDGTLQEADLLPPPSSERELYRRAVPPSWHGARMQVVSLPPGVEIVGVVRDGTVRLPRPQLRLTPSDELVFLARPDAYAALEGILRLPGS
- the sodA gene encoding superoxide dismutase [Mn] — translated: MAYELPKLPYAYDALEPHIDARTMEIHHTKHHQTYVDNANKALEGHELASLPVEELIQKLDQVPADKKNVLRNNAGGHANHSLFWQVMGPQGAGQPGGELMEAINAAFGSYDAFKEKFEDAAKTRFGSGWAWLVVQSGALAVVSTANQDNPLMGEAVAGVSGTPLLGVDVWEHAYYLNYQNKRPDYLKAFWNVVNWDEVARRYAAAK
- a CDS encoding tripartite tricarboxylate transporter permease — encoded protein: MEALSALLAGFDTALTPMNLLWALIGVTLGTLVGVLPGIGPALTVALLLPVTAKLPPVSAFIMFAGIYYGGMFGGSTTSILLNTPGESSSIITALEGNRMARRGRAAAALATAAIGSFVAGTIGTILLTFAAPAIADVAVQIPPSAKFALMLLAFITISATFGGSPLRGLISLFFGLAIGLVGTDLQSGQARFTLGAPELLDGIEFVTVVIGLFAVGETLYVASRLRRGGASVIPLAGNARMNREDWRRSWKPWLRGTALGFPFGAVPAGGAEIPTFLSYTLEKKLSKHPEEFGQGAIEGVAGPEAANNAAAAGVLVPLLTLGLPTSATAAILLAAFQGYGLQPGPLLFVTSPELVWGLIASLYIGNVMLLALNLPLAPLWARLLLIPRPFLYAAILVFSTVGVYSLNNSVFDLYLLALFGLIGYGMRRFDFPVTPAIIGVVLGPAAESQFRTAVQASSGDFTVFLRQPLSAFILLLVLAALVVPQVLRWRARRTTA